One genomic segment of Hemiscyllium ocellatum isolate sHemOce1 chromosome 49, sHemOce1.pat.X.cur, whole genome shotgun sequence includes these proteins:
- the LOC132837397 gene encoding histone H2B 7-like: MADEKKAQQASKKGAKKIIKKAPAKGSKKRKRSRKESYSIYIYKVMKQVHPDTGISSKAMSIMNSFVNDIFERIAGEASRLAHYNKRSTISSREIQTAVRLLLPGELAKHAVSEGTKAVTKYTSSK, encoded by the coding sequence ATGGCTGATGAGAAGAAAGCACAGCAAGCTTCCAAGAAGGGCGCGAAGAAAATCATCAAGAAGGCGCCAGCGAAGGGTAGTAAGAAGAGGAAGCGGTCCAGGAAAGAAAGTTATTCAATCTATATCTACAAAGTGATGAAGCAGGTTCACcccgacaccggcatctcctccAAGGCCATGAGCATCATGAACTCTTTCGTCAACGATATTTTCGAGCGCATCGCGGGGGAGGCTTCCCGCCTGGCCCATTACAACAAGCGCAGCACCATCAGCTCCCGGGAGATCCAGACCGCCGTGCGGCTGCTGCTGCCCGGGGAGCTGGCCAAGCACGCCGTGTCGGAGGGCACAAAGGCGGTGACCAAGTACACCAGCTCCAAGTGA